From a single Drosophila sulfurigaster albostrigata strain 15112-1811.04 chromosome 3, ASM2355843v2, whole genome shotgun sequence genomic region:
- the LOC133844687 gene encoding procathepsin L, translating to MRQTLQLQLLLLLLLGCLSAVSPQALQSFPKLCDVRDFDDFLLKTGKVYPDEREREFRESIFVAKKSLVDLTNNKVGGSYKLNINIFADMTRKEVFTLLGSKISTQGEDLTARHINFLPATTSTLSDNLPASFDWREKGGVTAAGFQGSCGSCWSFSTTGALEGHLFRRTGVLVPLSQQNLMDCADDYGNMGCDGGFQEYGFEYIRDHGITLANKYPYQQFEMQCRQNETAGVYPRESIVKIRDYARIDPGDEQKMKQVIATLGPLACSMNAGPISFEQYEGGIYEDEECNRDEVNHSVVVVGYGSENGRDYWIIKNSYSQNWGESGFMRLPRNAGSFCGIASECSYPIL from the exons ATGAGGCAgacgttgcagttgcagttgttgttgcttttgctgttgggCTGCCTAAGTGCTGTGTCACCACAAGCGCTGCAATCATTCCCCAAGCTCTGCGATGTGAGAGACTTTGATGACTTTCTGCTCAAGACGGGCAAAGTCTATCCAGACGAACGGGAGCGCGAGTTTCGTGAGAGCATCTTTGTGGCCAAGAAGTCTTTGGTGGATCTGACCAACAATAAAGTCGGAGGCAGCTATAAACtgaatatcaatatattcGCTGACATGACACGCAAGGAGGTTTTCACTCTGCTTGGTTCCAAGATCTCAACGCAGGGAGA AGATCTGACTGCACGTCATATTAATTTCTTGCCAGCAACCACAAGCACATTGAGTGACAATCTGCCTGCGTCCTTTGATTGGCGCGAGAAGGGAGGCGTGACCGCAGCTGGCTTCCAGGGTTCCTGTGGTTCCTGCTGGTCCTTCTCCACGACGGGAGCTCTCGAGGGACATTTATTCCGACGCACCGGAGTCCTGGTGCCGCTGTCCCAGCAGAACCTGATGGACTGTGCCGATGACTACGGCAACATGGGTTGCGACGGTGGCTTCCAGGAGTACGGTTTCGAGTATATACGGGATCACGGAATTACGCTGGCCAACAAGTATCCCTATCAGCAGTTCGAAATGCAGTGCAGGCAAAATGAAACTGCTGGGGTTTATCCTCGAGAGAGCATCGTTAAGATTCGCGACTACGCTCGCATTGATCCTGGCGATGAGCAGAAGATGAAGCAAGTGATTGCCACACTCGGACCTCTAGCTTGCTCTATGAACGCAGGTCCTATTTCCTTCGAGCAGTACGAGGGCGGTATCTACGAGGACGAAGAGTGCAACAGGGATGAAGTCAACCACtccgtcgttgtcgttggctATGGCAGTGAAAATGGACGTGACTACTGGATCATCAAGAACTCATACTCCCAAAACTGGGGTGAGTCTGGATTCATGCGTCTGCCTCGCAATGCTGGCAGCTTCTGCGGCATCGCCAGCGAGTGCAGCTATCCGATTTTGTAG
- the LOC133844179 gene encoding U6 small nuclear RNA (adenine-(43)-N(6))-methyltransferase translates to MVKNNNKKFAMHPRNVLRTAPDYTKLAIKHKSFRQVCELELNGKVSLNFRNERTLRELTKMLLLEYFELHVDFAPGSLVPTLALRLNYILWLEDLLAPLRLDTVHGIDIGCGSSCIYSLLAAKKNQWNMLALESKQSNIEYARDNVKRNKLDALVEVYAQPDKQSIFKGYFESAAETANRDFHFCLCNPPFFDSNAENPFGGNTRNPERRPAPNNVRTGHAEELSCAGGEVQFVQRIIEESELYKSRVLIFTSMLGVKANVPKILDLLKEHQISNVSTTEFHQGHTTRWAVAWSYQNVTLKLDAIS, encoded by the exons ATGGTgaagaacaataataaaaagttcGCTATGCATCCTCGGAATGTGCTCCGCACTGCTCCGGATTATACCAAGTTGGCCATCAAGCACAAAAGCTTTCGTCAAGTGTGTGAGCTG GAACTCAATGGCAAAGTGTCGCTTAACTTTCGCAATGAACGCACATTGAGAGAGTTGAccaaaatgttgctgctggaaTATTTCGAGCTGCACGTGGATTTCGCACCAGGCAGCTTGGTGCCAACTTTAGCCTTGCGGCTGAACTACATTTTGTGGCTTGAGGATTTGTTGGCGCCTCTTCGGCTGGACACAGTGCACGGTATTGACATAG GTTGTGGGTCCTCGTGCATTTACTCGCTGCTGGCAGCCAAGAAGAATCAATGGAACATGTTGGCACTCGAATCGAAGCAATCGAACATTGAATATGCCCGCGACAATGTTAAGCGCAATAAGCTGGACGCACTTGTGGAAGTCTATGCACAGCCCGACAAACAAAGCATATTCAAGGGTTATTTTGAATCCGCTGCCGAAACAGCAAACCGAGACTTTCACTTTTGCCTCTGTAATCCACCGTTTTTCGACTCCAACGCAGAGAATCCCTTTGGTGGCAATACCCGCAATCCAGAGCGTCGTCCAGCGCCCAACAATGTGCGCACCGGTCATGCCGAGGAGTTGAGCTGTGCCGGTGGTGAAGTGCAGTTCGTGCAGCGCATTATCGAGGAGAGCGAACTCTATAAGAGTCGCGTGCT CATTTTCACTAGCATGTTGGGCGTCAAGGCGAATGTGCCCAAGATTTTGGACTTGCTAAAAGAGCATCAGATTAGCAATGTGAGCACCACGGAGTTTCACCAAGGACACACGACACGTTGGGCTGTTGCCTGGAGCTATCAGAATGTCACATTAAAGTTGGATGCCATCTCTTAG
- the LOC133842193 gene encoding uncharacterized protein LOC133842193 isoform X2: protein MGCNTSQELKTKDGAAIDAVSNGEPEPSAPQLELADGGGSKSSSNNHTNHAKSNSIISNGDAKSTAATATATATNGLDRSCDKTEITELNDDVEDEDEEPEVEILIPHHHHHHGSKKIRRNPLKNLDLDFKFDVNSF, encoded by the exons ATGGGCTGCAACACAAGTCAGGAGCTGAAGACAAAGGATGGCGCCGCCATCGATGCGGTCAGCAACGGCGAACCGGAGCCAAGTGCTCCGCAATTGGAGCTGGCGGATGGCGGCGGATCAAAATCCTCCTCAAACAATCATACAAATCACgccaaatcaaattcaattatctCCAATGGCGATGCGAAGTCGACGGcggcaacggcgacggcgacagcaacaaatggCCTCGACCGTTCGTGCGATAAGACGGAAATCACAGAACTCAACGACGATGTCGAGGACGAAG ATGAAGAGCCGGAGGTGGAGATACTAATACcacatcaccatcatcatcatggcaGCAAGAAAATCCGTCGAAATCCGTTGAAAAACTTGGATCTCGATTTTAAATTCGATGTTAATTCGTTTTAG